The bacterium genome has a window encoding:
- a CDS encoding LAGLIDADG family homing endonuclease: MEREIISDEYLRGLVEGEGCFTFCNIPVIGKTGKKFALPAFTIQMHERDKSLIELLKLRLGLKNKIYVYKVRALSEKNKIYRRGPMAKLIVRDVASLKNKVVPFFYKKLHGNKGKQMIEWLEEIGNRDDIPENYKIIHRLYSYGYFD; encoded by the coding sequence ATGGAACGCGAAATAATATCAGATGAATATTTACGAGGCCTAGTAGAGGGGGAGGGCTGTTTTACCTTTTGCAATATACCCGTTATTGGAAAAACGGGCAAGAAATTCGCTCTCCCGGCATTTACAATTCAAATGCACGAAAGAGATAAATCTCTAATAGAACTATTAAAATTAAGGCTTGGATTAAAAAATAAAATTTATGTCTACAAAGTAAGGGCGTTATCAGAAAAGAACAAGATCTACAGACGCGGCCCTATGGCCAAATTAATAGTCCGAGATGTGGCTTCGTTGAAAAATAAAGTAGTCCCATTCTTTTATAAAAAACTCCACGGCAACAAAGGAAAGCAGATGATTGAATGGCTTGAGGAAATAGGAAATCGCGATGATATCCCCGAAAATTACAAGATAATTCATAGGCTATATAGCTATGGCTATTTTGATTAA